The Lacipirellula parvula genome window below encodes:
- a CDS encoding flagellar basal body P-ring protein FlgI: protein MSNQNRRSQSISRRAVLKAAALCVVSPLATGCMGPIFRPQSPDAALSTIEDGALDGSQLVSAVAHPYGMNFVKVENVALVTGLAGTGEDPAPSPQRAALLAELNRREIANPNEILSSPNTALVLVRGYLRPGIQAGDRFDIEVRTPSRTDTTSLRGGWLMETQLSEVAVLGGALRNGHDIAVCQGAILVDPSADIENNPALMVQGRVLNGGVATKSRQLGLILDHSHQSIRLSQMTAKAVSDRFHTYVDGRRTGVATPQTDEYIELIIHPRYKDNIGRYMRVVRSIAIRESAQQRLDRLKLLEGQLLDPVTSETAALRLEAIGGAEAIEILKKGSLASDSEVRFYAAEALAYLDVTEAVEPLAKAATDEPAYRVAAFSALGAMEDGASSEALTKLLGVKSAETRYGAFRALSTMAVVDPLVRGESLNGKFRYHRLDVGGPPMIHVTSSHRPEIVLFGPDHQFKLPLVLDAGPRILVNGLKGDKITVSRFGPNNPTEQRIVSANVDEVIRAIIDLGGDYPDVVQMLRKAKETGALPSRYCENALPEVGRTPDRSDSKSDSKEGAHLVASGG from the coding sequence ATGTCGAATCAAAATCGCCGCAGCCAGTCCATCTCCCGACGAGCGGTGCTGAAGGCAGCGGCCCTCTGCGTCGTTTCGCCGCTGGCAACAGGCTGCATGGGCCCGATTTTCCGCCCGCAGAGCCCCGACGCCGCCCTTTCGACGATTGAGGACGGCGCCCTCGACGGCTCTCAGCTCGTCAGCGCCGTCGCCCATCCGTACGGCATGAATTTCGTGAAAGTCGAAAACGTCGCCCTCGTTACCGGCCTCGCCGGCACTGGCGAAGACCCCGCCCCCTCGCCGCAACGCGCCGCATTGCTCGCCGAACTCAACCGCCGAGAAATCGCCAATCCCAACGAGATCCTCAGCTCCCCCAACACGGCGTTGGTGCTCGTTCGCGGGTACTTGCGCCCCGGCATTCAAGCAGGCGATCGCTTCGACATCGAAGTCCGCACGCCGTCGCGCACCGATACCACCAGCCTCCGCGGCGGCTGGTTGATGGAAACGCAGCTGAGCGAAGTCGCCGTTCTCGGCGGCGCGCTCCGCAACGGCCACGACATTGCCGTCTGCCAGGGCGCCATCTTGGTCGACCCGTCGGCCGACATCGAGAACAACCCCGCCCTGATGGTCCAGGGACGCGTGCTGAACGGCGGCGTCGCCACCAAGTCACGGCAGCTCGGCCTGATCCTCGATCACTCGCACCAGTCGATCCGGCTCAGCCAAATGACGGCCAAAGCGGTCAGCGATCGCTTCCACACGTACGTCGACGGCCGTCGCACGGGCGTCGCCACGCCGCAAACTGATGAATACATCGAGCTGATCATTCATCCCCGCTACAAGGACAACATCGGCCGCTACATGCGCGTTGTTCGCAGCATTGCCATCCGCGAATCGGCTCAGCAGCGGCTCGATCGTCTCAAACTGCTCGAAGGCCAGCTGCTTGACCCGGTCACCTCGGAAACGGCCGCTCTTCGCTTGGAAGCGATCGGCGGCGCCGAAGCGATTGAAATTCTCAAAAAGGGCTCGCTAGCTAGCGACTCGGAAGTCCGTTTTTACGCCGCCGAAGCGCTTGCTTACCTCGACGTGACCGAAGCCGTCGAGCCGCTTGCCAAGGCCGCCACCGACGAGCCCGCCTACCGCGTCGCCGCCTTCTCGGCCCTCGGCGCCATGGAAGACGGAGCGTCGTCCGAGGCGTTGACCAAACTCCTCGGCGTGAAGAGCGCCGAAACCCGATACGGCGCCTTCCGCGCGCTCTCGACCATGGCGGTCGTCGACCCCCTCGTTCGCGGCGAAAGCCTGAACGGCAAGTTCAGATACCATCGCCTCGACGTCGGCGGCCCGCCGATGATTCACGTCACCAGCAGCCATCGCCCCGAAATCGTACTGTTCGGCCCCGATCACCAGTTCAAACTGCCGCTCGTCCTCGACGCCGGTCCGCGAATCCTGGTCAACGGCCTCAAGGGCGACAAGATTACGGTCAGCCGCTTCGGGCCGAACAATCCGACCGAGCAGCGGATCGTCTCGGCGAACGTCGACGAGGTGATTCGCGCTATCATCGACCTCGGCGGCGACTACCCCGACGTGGTCCAGATGTTGCGCAAGGCCAAAGAAACCGGCGCCCTGCCCAGCCGCTACTGCGAAAACGCCTTGCCGGAAGTGGGACGCACGCCCGATCGCAGCGATTCGAAGTCGGACTCCAAAGAGGGAGCCCATCTGGTCGCGAGCGGCGGCTAG
- the yidD gene encoding membrane protein insertion efficiency factor YidD → MHRLWKHLVAAPSYLMIAAVRGYQLCISPFLGPLCRYEPTCSQYFIEAVRKYGAIRGAWRGLRRIGRCHPWGGSGYDPP, encoded by the coding sequence ATGCACCGTCTCTGGAAACATCTCGTCGCCGCTCCGAGCTATCTCATGATTGCCGCCGTCCGCGGCTACCAGCTTTGCATCAGTCCTTTTCTTGGCCCCCTCTGTCGGTATGAACCGACCTGCAGCCAGTACTTCATCGAAGCCGTTCGAAAGTATGGCGCCATCCGCGGCGCTTGGCGGGGACTACGGCGAATAGGTCGGTGCCATCCTTGGGGCGGCAGCGGCTACGACCCGCCTTAG
- the rnpA gene encoding ribonuclease P protein component has translation MSDFSFHRSRRILKKAEFDRVFARRRSQGDGMLILYACENELDHPRIGLVVSRKVGNAVVRNRWKRCLREAFRLSQHELPTGVDLVALPRAGAEPTMPRIQQSLRTLAQRLARQLR, from the coding sequence GTGAGCGACTTTTCCTTCCACCGTTCGCGACGAATTCTGAAGAAAGCGGAGTTCGACCGCGTCTTCGCCCGCCGCCGCTCGCAAGGCGACGGCATGCTCATCCTTTACGCCTGCGAAAACGAACTCGACCATCCGCGCATCGGGCTGGTTGTCTCGCGGAAGGTTGGCAACGCCGTCGTCCGCAATCGTTGGAAGCGCTGTCTTCGCGAAGCCTTCCGCCTGTCTCAGCACGAACTACCTACCGGAGTCGATCTGGTCGCGCTGCCGCGCGCCGGCGCCGAACCGACAATGCCGCGCATTCAACAATCGCTCCGCACGCTTGCCCAGCGACTGGCCCGCCAGCTTCGCTAG
- a CDS encoding DnaJ C-terminal domain-containing protein, giving the protein MAEDHYATLGVARAASAEEIKKAYRKLARENHPDLHPDDPKAKEKFQQVQNAFDVLNDPKKREMYDRYGSAYESMGAGGPNPRPWPGGAGGGGRGGQDSYEVNFEDLFGGGGGAGGGGFGDFFKQFGNRGGGGGGRRRPVPESGADLEHELAIPFASAILGGEAQIAVQRGDGRQETIHVKIPAGIEDGKKIRLRGQGEPGANGGEPGDILIRVAIAPHPQFRRHGKRLEITVPITLAEAIGGGKIDVPTPHGTITLTVPPGTSSGKKLRVKGQGVKAGSGEPGDLFAELQIVMPKDLSDEERQQLVEIAQRHNDNPRTELRW; this is encoded by the coding sequence ATGGCAGAAGATCACTACGCAACGCTTGGAGTCGCTCGCGCCGCGTCGGCCGAGGAGATCAAGAAGGCGTACCGCAAGCTCGCGCGCGAAAACCACCCAGACCTTCATCCCGATGATCCGAAGGCGAAGGAAAAGTTTCAACAGGTTCAAAACGCGTTCGACGTGCTGAACGACCCGAAGAAGCGGGAAATGTATGACCGCTACGGGAGCGCCTATGAGTCGATGGGCGCCGGCGGCCCGAATCCGCGTCCTTGGCCGGGCGGTGCAGGCGGGGGCGGTCGCGGCGGGCAAGATTCGTACGAAGTCAACTTCGAGGATCTGTTCGGCGGCGGAGGCGGGGCAGGGGGAGGCGGCTTCGGCGACTTCTTCAAACAATTCGGCAATCGCGGCGGCGGCGGGGGCGGCCGGCGGCGGCCCGTGCCTGAATCAGGCGCCGACCTCGAACACGAACTCGCGATCCCGTTCGCCAGCGCCATCCTCGGCGGCGAAGCGCAGATCGCCGTCCAGCGCGGCGACGGACGCCAAGAAACCATCCACGTCAAAATTCCCGCTGGCATCGAAGACGGCAAAAAAATCCGCCTGCGCGGCCAGGGCGAACCAGGCGCCAACGGCGGCGAACCGGGCGACATCCTCATCCGCGTCGCCATTGCACCCCATCCGCAGTTTCGTCGCCACGGCAAGCGGCTAGAGATCACCGTGCCGATCACGCTCGCTGAAGCCATCGGCGGCGGCAAGATCGACGTCCCCACGCCCCACGGCACAATCACGCTCACCGTCCCGCCCGGCACGTCGAGCGGCAAAAAGCTGCGTGTGAAAGGGCAGGGGGTGAAGGCGGGTTCCGGCGAGCCCGGCGATCTGTTCGCGGAACTGCAGATTGTGATGCCGAAAGATCTCAGCGACGAAGAACGTCAGCAACTGGTCGAGATCGCCCAGCGCCACAACGACAACCCGCGCACGGAGCTTCGCTGGTGA
- the ppk1 gene encoding polyphosphate kinase 1, with translation MSEPVVYQPEHFINRELSWLEFNARVLEEAQDPSNPLLERVKFLSIFSSNLDEFFMVRVAGLREQAFGGVAPQDVAADGFDALLQLQRIWQRTRELVEQQYRCWNKAILPALAEQQILLLKEADFDKAQRKIVDEFFRQRAFPILTPMAIDPSHPSPRFHNRGLYLAALLQRTSGLGPAELFAVVQLPQVLPRFIDVGGPHENKLVLLEDIIACKLSELFGGYESAHHATFRLTRDMDVDMLEQESDDMLRTIESRLRDRQHSEAVRLEVHKEMSRDLLETLIGEEQLQENFFVEGEKYSEVYRVDGMLDMTALNELARLPGKDALRDAPFTPRQPLGMRRGDNLFAEIADRDVLLHHPFDSFDPVVDFIQSAAEDPHVLAIKQTLYRTSGDSPIVKSLIQAAENGKHVTALVELKARFDEANNISWSRQMERAGVHVVYGFMDLKTHCKLAMVVRQEGAKVRRYCHLGTGNYNPSTARLYTDTALFTSNKLVADDCTALFNFLTGYSQGHEWKKLVIAPTDLHRRTIELIDEQAARAREGKNARIFAKLNSLVDGETIEALYQASQAGVPIDLVIRGICCLRPGLAGISDNIRVRSIVDRFLEHSRIMVFGDAGKEHVYFSSADWMPRNFERRVEVMFPIEAPELKRRVCEEIIPTYLRDNSRARVLMPDGAYVRAAAWHDEPEHRAQRELLAASSGVPIPKLATPPASVTEPDVAGKAKNAGQKSKQGA, from the coding sequence ATGTCCGAGCCCGTCGTCTACCAGCCCGAGCACTTCATCAACCGCGAGTTGAGCTGGCTGGAGTTCAACGCTCGTGTGTTGGAAGAGGCTCAGGATCCGTCGAACCCGCTTCTCGAGCGCGTGAAGTTCCTCTCGATCTTCAGCTCGAACCTCGACGAGTTCTTCATGGTCCGCGTCGCCGGCCTGCGCGAACAAGCGTTCGGCGGCGTGGCCCCGCAAGACGTCGCGGCCGACGGCTTCGACGCGCTGCTGCAACTCCAGCGCATCTGGCAGCGGACGCGCGAGTTGGTCGAGCAACAATACCGCTGCTGGAACAAGGCGATCCTTCCAGCCCTCGCCGAACAGCAAATTCTGCTGCTCAAAGAAGCCGACTTCGACAAAGCCCAGAGGAAGATCGTCGACGAATTCTTCCGCCAGCGGGCGTTCCCGATCCTCACGCCGATGGCGATCGACCCCAGCCATCCGAGCCCCCGGTTCCACAATCGCGGCCTCTACCTCGCCGCGCTCTTGCAGCGGACGAGCGGCCTGGGCCCCGCGGAACTCTTCGCCGTGGTCCAACTGCCGCAGGTGCTGCCGCGATTCATCGACGTTGGCGGACCGCACGAGAACAAGCTCGTGCTGCTCGAAGACATCATCGCCTGCAAGCTGTCGGAACTCTTCGGCGGCTACGAAAGCGCCCACCACGCGACGTTCCGGCTCACGCGCGACATGGACGTCGACATGCTCGAGCAAGAGTCAGACGACATGCTGCGGACGATTGAGTCGCGGCTCCGCGATCGCCAGCATTCCGAAGCCGTTCGCCTCGAAGTCCACAAGGAAATGAGTCGCGATCTGCTCGAAACGCTCATCGGCGAAGAGCAGTTGCAAGAAAACTTCTTCGTCGAAGGCGAGAAGTACTCCGAGGTCTACCGCGTCGATGGCATGCTCGACATGACGGCCCTCAACGAACTCGCCCGCCTACCTGGCAAAGACGCTCTCCGCGACGCCCCGTTCACCCCGCGTCAGCCGCTGGGGATGCGCCGCGGCGACAACCTGTTCGCCGAAATCGCCGATCGCGACGTGCTGCTTCACCACCCGTTCGACTCCTTCGATCCGGTGGTCGATTTCATCCAGAGCGCCGCTGAAGATCCGCACGTTCTCGCGATCAAGCAAACGCTCTACCGCACCAGCGGCGACAGCCCGATCGTCAAATCGCTCATCCAAGCGGCCGAGAACGGCAAGCACGTCACCGCCCTCGTCGAATTGAAGGCCCGCTTCGACGAAGCGAATAACATCAGCTGGTCGCGGCAAATGGAACGGGCCGGCGTCCACGTCGTGTACGGCTTCATGGATCTGAAGACTCACTGCAAGCTCGCGATGGTCGTGCGGCAGGAAGGCGCGAAGGTCCGTCGGTACTGTCACCTTGGCACGGGCAACTACAACCCGTCGACAGCTCGCCTCTACACCGACACGGCGTTGTTCACGTCGAACAAGCTCGTCGCCGACGATTGCACGGCGCTTTTCAACTTCCTCACTGGTTACTCGCAAGGGCACGAGTGGAAGAAGCTGGTGATCGCCCCCACCGATCTGCACCGCCGCACGATCGAACTGATCGACGAGCAAGCCGCCCGCGCCCGCGAAGGCAAGAACGCACGCATCTTCGCGAAGCTTAACTCGTTGGTCGACGGCGAAACGATCGAAGCGCTTTACCAGGCGAGCCAGGCCGGCGTGCCGATCGACCTCGTGATCCGCGGCATCTGCTGCCTGCGGCCAGGGCTGGCCGGCATTTCCGACAACATTCGCGTTCGCAGCATCGTCGATCGCTTCTTGGAGCACAGCCGCATTATGGTCTTCGGCGATGCGGGCAAGGAGCACGTCTACTTCAGCAGCGCCGACTGGATGCCGCGCAACTTCGAACGCCGCGTCGAGGTGATGTTCCCGATCGAAGCGCCTGAATTGAAACGCCGCGTTTGCGAAGAAATCATTCCGACGTACCTCCGCGACAATTCCCGGGCACGCGTCCTGATGCCCGACGGGGCCTACGTTCGTGCAGCGGCCTGGCACGACGAGCCAGAGCATCGCGCTCAACGCGAACTGCTTGCAGCCAGCAGCGGCGTGCCGATTCCCAAATTGGCGACGCCGCCAGCCAGCGTCACGGAGCCCGACGTCGCCGGCAAGGCGAAGAATGCCGGCCAGAAGTCGAAACAAGGGGCGTAA
- a CDS encoding Dabb family protein, whose product MSAPGLAHVVFFTLKDQSPASVKSFIAACDKYLTDHPGTVHYSAGAREPSYQRPVNDQDFDVALVAVFDSKESHDQYQVAPRHKEFIAEQSPNWSKVRVFDALA is encoded by the coding sequence ATGTCCGCCCCCGGCCTCGCCCACGTCGTCTTCTTCACGCTCAAAGACCAATCGCCAGCGTCGGTTAAATCGTTTATCGCCGCCTGCGACAAATACCTCACCGATCACCCCGGCACGGTCCACTACAGCGCAGGCGCCCGCGAACCTTCCTACCAACGCCCCGTGAACGATCAAGACTTCGACGTCGCCCTGGTCGCCGTGTTCGACAGCAAGGAATCCCACGACCAATACCAGGTCGCTCCGCGGCACAAAGAATTCATCGCCGAGCAGTCGCCCAACTGGTCGAAAGTCCGCGTCTTCGACGCCCTCGCCTAA
- a CDS encoding toxin-antitoxin system YwqK family antitoxin: MTFLRSLRYFALAACVGGRLLADNVAVAQDAAAPQAAPIYLDEPTPAPEPTVAQEGPVSEKYDDGKPRVSRQVRILSDNQVVNHGQYTEYYRNGQKFAEGNFDNGVHEGPWSYWHDNGQLAKTVIFKKGAPDGQWEVFRADGTLQSKKGYKAGKRDGAWTSYFADGKTPKIEQSFAENQLAGARKTFYESGKPRQESIFVDGALDGLMTEYDQSGRKVGEATFSKGKLNGKLSRWAADGTVSEQFFKDNQRIAPGEAPK; encoded by the coding sequence ATGACTTTTCTGCGTTCGCTTCGCTACTTCGCCTTGGCCGCCTGCGTCGGCGGGCGCCTCCTCGCCGATAACGTCGCGGTCGCACAAGACGCGGCGGCGCCGCAGGCCGCGCCGATCTACCTCGACGAACCGACCCCGGCGCCAGAGCCGACGGTCGCGCAAGAAGGCCCCGTCAGCGAAAAGTACGACGACGGCAAACCGCGCGTCAGCCGCCAGGTGCGAATCCTCTCTGACAATCAAGTCGTCAACCACGGCCAATACACCGAGTACTACCGCAACGGCCAGAAGTTCGCCGAGGGGAATTTCGACAACGGCGTTCACGAAGGCCCCTGGAGCTACTGGCACGACAACGGCCAACTTGCCAAGACGGTCATCTTCAAGAAGGGCGCTCCCGACGGCCAGTGGGAAGTCTTCCGCGCCGACGGTACGCTGCAGTCGAAGAAAGGTTACAAAGCCGGCAAACGCGACGGCGCTTGGACCAGCTACTTCGCTGACGGCAAGACGCCCAAGATCGAACAAAGCTTTGCCGAGAATCAGCTGGCCGGCGCTCGCAAGACCTTCTACGAGAGCGGCAAGCCTCGCCAAGAGTCGATCTTCGTTGACGGCGCTCTCGACGGCCTGATGACCGAATACGACCAATCGGGCCGGAAGGTCGGCGAAGCGACCTTCTCCAAAGGCAAGCTCAACGGCAAGCTCAGCCGCTGGGCCGCCGACGGCACGGTCAGCGAGCAGTTCTTCAAAGACAATCAGCGCATCGCCCCAGGCGAAGCTCCTAAGTAG
- a CDS encoding glucose-1-phosphate adenylyltransferase produces MKNAVAVVLGGGQGTRLQPLTNYRSKPAVPLAGKYRLIDIPISNCLNSGINRIYVLTQFLSVSLHRHIRGTYRFDNFSGGFVEILAAQQTMSEGTGWYQGTADAVRKHLRYFTQLGVDYVVILSGDQLYRMDLAAMIQTHIDSKADITIAAKPVHASEAAAMGIMRVDASGQVEGFVEKPKTEEQIAPVRMDPGWIDSRGVASGGRDCLASMGIYVFSAKVLAEMLAQDNHQDFGREVFPHAIGTRRVQVHLFDGYWEDIGTIGSFYEANLQLAQPNPPFDMNDASAPIYTRPRFLPPSRIDGAMVTGSLISDGCIIEPGARIENSVIGLRCRIGRDVTIRNSILMGADFYESPEAVAASDFAEEPPMGIGAGAVIEGAIVDKNCRIGQRVRIINDAQLDDVSGDCVAIRDGIIVVGKDTILPPDWYFESGKKAPESA; encoded by the coding sequence ATGAAGAATGCGGTAGCAGTCGTATTAGGCGGCGGACAGGGAACGCGGTTGCAGCCGCTAACGAACTACCGGTCGAAGCCGGCCGTGCCGCTCGCCGGCAAGTACCGCCTTATCGACATTCCGATTTCCAACTGCCTCAACAGCGGCATCAACCGCATCTACGTTCTCACCCAATTCCTCTCAGTGAGTCTCCACCGCCACATCCGCGGCACCTACCGCTTCGACAACTTCAGCGGCGGCTTCGTAGAAATCCTGGCCGCCCAACAGACGATGTCCGAGGGCACCGGCTGGTACCAAGGGACCGCCGACGCGGTGCGCAAGCATCTCCGCTACTTCACCCAACTCGGCGTCGATTACGTCGTAATCCTGTCAGGCGACCAGCTCTACCGGATGGATCTCGCCGCGATGATCCAAACGCACATCGACTCGAAGGCCGACATCACCATCGCCGCAAAGCCTGTCCACGCCAGCGAAGCCGCGGCGATGGGCATCATGCGCGTCGACGCTTCGGGGCAAGTCGAAGGCTTCGTCGAGAAGCCGAAAACCGAAGAGCAAATCGCCCCCGTCCGCATGGACCCGGGCTGGATCGACAGCCGCGGCGTCGCCAGCGGCGGCCGCGATTGCCTCGCCAGCATGGGTATCTACGTTTTCAGCGCGAAGGTGCTGGCCGAGATGCTCGCCCAGGACAACCACCAAGACTTCGGCCGCGAAGTCTTCCCCCACGCGATCGGCACCCGCCGCGTGCAGGTCCACCTATTCGACGGTTACTGGGAAGACATCGGCACGATCGGTTCGTTCTACGAAGCGAACCTACAGCTCGCTCAGCCGAACCCGCCGTTCGACATGAACGACGCGAGCGCACCGATCTACACCCGCCCCCGCTTCCTGCCGCCGTCGCGGATCGACGGCGCGATGGTCACCGGCAGCCTGATTTCCGACGGCTGCATCATCGAGCCGGGCGCCCGCATCGAAAACAGCGTCATCGGCCTACGCTGCCGCATCGGCCGCGACGTCACGATTCGCAACTCGATCTTGATGGGCGCCGACTTTTACGAATCGCCGGAAGCCGTGGCAGCCAGCGATTTCGCCGAGGAACCACCGATGGGCATCGGAGCCGGCGCCGTCATCGAAGGCGCCATCGTCGACAAGAATTGCCGTATCGGCCAGCGGGTCCGTATTATTAACGACGCCCAGCTCGACGACGTGTCGGGCGACTGCGTCGCCATCCGCGACGGGATCATCGTCGTCGGCAAGGACACAATTTTGCCCCCCGACTGGTACTTCGAAAGCGGCAAAAAGGCCCCCGAATCGGCCTAA
- a CDS encoding REP-associated tyrosine transposase: MNDRAPIKGNSQSLRQGRISEAFACYFITKVVDQRRSVLANERAAAILLDSWNYLRSRDRIKLFAFCVMPDHYHMTLCLMPGENLSQLMLDSNKFTARELNKLCQREGTFWQEGFLDHRCRSEAELHDLSLYIEHNPVRAGLVQAAEEWPYSSASQNCRHMLDREWWP, translated from the coding sequence GTGAACGATCGAGCCCCAATCAAAGGCAATTCTCAATCGCTTCGCCAAGGAAGAATCTCCGAGGCGTTCGCTTGTTACTTCATCACCAAAGTCGTCGATCAGCGCCGCTCGGTACTCGCGAACGAGCGGGCCGCCGCAATACTTCTAGACAGCTGGAATTACCTTCGCTCGCGCGATCGAATCAAATTATTCGCCTTCTGCGTTATGCCAGATCACTATCACATGACGCTATGTTTGATGCCGGGAGAGAACCTCTCTCAACTGATGCTCGACAGCAACAAGTTCACAGCTCGAGAACTCAATAAGCTTTGTCAGCGTGAGGGAACGTTTTGGCAGGAAGGTTTCCTAGACCACCGCTGCAGGAGCGAGGCTGAACTACATGACCTATCGCTGTACATTGAGCACAATCCGGTAAGGGCCGGGTTGGTGCAAGCAGCCGAGGAATGGCCCTACTCCTCAGCCAGTCAGAACTGTCGCCACATGCTCGATCGCGAATGGTGGCCGTAA